Proteins encoded in a region of the Agromyces protaetiae genome:
- a CDS encoding FGGY-family carbohydrate kinase, with product MTKKHCVVGIDVGLTAAKAAAFDEAGNELRTYSAPNPRVAVASDRQEIDMDGLWGVVAEVLSNLTAWLDAEGWEVRAIGATGHGNGLYLVDDELRPVRPAFASTDTRAEPIVAGLDLDEVERVRAVTGSMPWAGQPGLLLRWMHEHEPDVLGRARWALTCKDWITACLTGVASADYSDASACGLVALASREYEGATFDLLGLPRELMRLLPPLAESDAVAGRITAEAAVQTGLPVGTPVVAGCMDCVASPIGAGAVGRGDVTIIVGTWAINAVVVPADQAPPRVTLNALLPEPGLMLAAEVAPTSAASIEWYSSLMSTFAVDQISPQQLLAAAADVPAGADGLLFLPFVHGAPEHLGASGSLLGARGSHGYREVARAVAEGITQYHRVQLEKVRASGATVSDEPWTLAGGGAKNPLWAQMFADVVGRPVRRQLGTELGARGVASLAARGAGVDTECWRVDPDPGLVVSPGVERETYREQGERFDRVLAAMGAVWTEVAR from the coding sequence GTGACGAAGAAGCACTGCGTCGTCGGCATCGACGTCGGCCTGACCGCCGCGAAAGCCGCGGCGTTCGACGAGGCCGGCAACGAGCTGCGCACCTACTCGGCGCCGAACCCGCGGGTCGCCGTGGCGAGCGATCGCCAGGAGATCGACATGGACGGCCTCTGGGGTGTCGTCGCCGAGGTCCTGTCGAACCTGACCGCGTGGCTCGACGCCGAGGGCTGGGAGGTGCGCGCCATCGGCGCGACCGGCCACGGCAACGGCCTCTACCTCGTCGACGACGAGCTGCGCCCGGTGCGGCCGGCGTTCGCCTCGACCGACACGCGCGCCGAGCCGATCGTCGCCGGGCTCGACCTCGACGAGGTCGAGCGGGTGCGCGCGGTCACGGGCTCCATGCCGTGGGCGGGGCAGCCGGGCCTGCTGCTGCGCTGGATGCACGAGCACGAGCCCGATGTGCTGGGACGCGCCCGCTGGGCGCTGACCTGCAAGGACTGGATCACGGCGTGCCTCACGGGCGTCGCGAGCGCGGACTATTCGGATGCCTCGGCCTGCGGCCTCGTCGCGCTCGCGTCGCGCGAGTACGAGGGTGCGACGTTCGACCTGCTGGGGCTGCCGCGCGAGCTCATGCGGCTGCTGCCCCCGCTCGCGGAGTCCGATGCGGTGGCGGGCCGGATCACCGCGGAGGCCGCCGTGCAGACCGGGCTGCCCGTCGGCACGCCGGTCGTGGCCGGCTGCATGGACTGCGTTGCGAGCCCGATCGGCGCGGGCGCCGTCGGTCGCGGGGACGTGACGATCATCGTCGGCACCTGGGCGATCAACGCGGTCGTCGTGCCCGCCGACCAGGCGCCGCCGCGTGTGACGCTGAACGCCCTGCTCCCCGAGCCGGGGCTCATGCTCGCCGCGGAGGTCGCGCCGACGTCGGCCGCGAGCATCGAGTGGTACTCGTCGCTCATGTCCACGTTCGCCGTCGACCAGATCTCTCCGCAGCAGCTGCTCGCCGCCGCGGCCGACGTGCCGGCCGGCGCCGACGGCCTGCTGTTCCTGCCGTTCGTGCACGGCGCGCCCGAGCACCTCGGCGCCTCCGGGAGCCTGCTCGGTGCGCGCGGCAGCCACGGCTACCGTGAGGTCGCGAGGGCTGTGGCCGAGGGCATCACGCAGTACCACCGTGTGCAGCTCGAGAAGGTGCGCGCAAGCGGTGCGACCGTCTCCGACGAGCCGTGGACGCTCGCGGGCGGCGGTGCGAAGAACCCGCTCTGGGCGCAGATGTTCGCCGACGTCGTCGGCCGCCCCGTGCGCCGGCAGCTCGGTACCGAGCTCGGCGCGCGCGGCGTCGCCTCGCTCGCGGCTCGCGGCGCGGGGGTGGACACCGAGTGCTGGCGGGTGGACCCCGATCCCGGGCTCGTGGTGTCACCCGGCGTCGAGCGTGAGACGTACCGGGAGCAGGGGGAGCGGTTCGACCGCGTGCTCGCGGCCATGGGCGCGGTCTGGACGGAGGTGGCCCGATGA